Part of the Chroogloeocystis siderophila 5.2 s.c.1 genome, TACCAATTCCACAATACGCATCAAGTAACACTTCGTGTCCGTGTAAATTAAGTTGCTGTGCGATTTCCTGCAACAAAGCTTCTGCGGCTTCGGTATTAACTTGAAAAAATGTCTCAGGACGTACTTGAAATTGTAGTCCGGCAAATTCTTCAATGAGGTAATCCTTACCTGCAATACACTGAGTCTCTTGCCCAAAAATTGCATTGGTGCGATCGCCGTTGCGATTTACAGCTACGCCTACTAAATGTGGATATCGGTGTAACCATTTCTGCGCTTGAGTTGTAATTTCTGGTATCCAATCTTTGACGACAAGCGTCAAAAGCATTTCACCAGTGCGACGCCCAATGCGTAGCGCTAAGTGACGAATTTGCCCTTGATGGCGCTTTTCATCGTAAATTTGCCAGTTTTGGTTTTGAATATCTTGCTTAATTTCGCGTAGTAAGGGATTTAACCGCGAGTCTTGTATCGGACATTGATTAAGATTAATTAGTTGATGGCTATTTTTTTGAAAGTAACCTGCTTGAACTTGTCCGGTTGCGGAAATTCCTAAAGGATATGTCGCTTTGTTACGATAGCTTAACGGTGACGGTGCGGCGAGAACCGAATCAACTGGGGGATGTTTAAAGCCACCGATGCGTTGTAAAGCTTGTACGACTAAATTGCGCTTGGCTTCTAATTGATATTTATAGCTGATATGTTGCCACTGACAACCGCCACACTTATCAGCAACGATACAACTCGGACGAACGCGGTGTGGAGAGGATTCAAGGAACTCGTAAAGCTTAGCACGCGCGAATTCGGGTTTAGTGTAGGTAAGGCGTACTAAGGCGCGATCGCCTGGTACAGTATCAGGAACAAAAACAACGCGATCGCCAAATTTTCCCACACCGTCACCAGTATCACTCAAGTCATGAATGACAACTTCGACTAAATTACCTTGTCGCCACAAATTTTTTGACTGATTTTGAGCATCGATATTAGATAATTCTGTTATAGACACAGTATTCTCTCTCTTTCTTTAAGTGCCACTGACTCGTTAAACTACAAGTGATATTCTTTTGATCTTTGAGATACCCTTAATCATGAGCATAGTCAGCAACGTTATTCTTAAAGCCGACGACGAACTGCGTTATCCTAGCAGCGGCGAATTAAAAAACATCAAAGATTTTTTGCAAACCGGCGAACAACGGATGCGTATTGCGAGTACGCTAGCAGAAAACGAAAAGAAAATTGTACAGCAAGCCAGTAAACAACTTTGGCAGAAACGCCCCGATTTTATTGCGCCTGGTGGAAATGCTTATGGCGAACGCCAACGGGCTTTGTGTCTGCGTGATTACGGTTGGTACTTGCGCTTGATTACATACGGTGTGCTTTCTGGAGATAAAGAGCCGATTGAAAAAATTGGCTTAATTGGTGTCCGAGAAATGTATAATTCGCTCGGAGTGCCTGTCCCAGGAATGGTTGAATCGATTCGTTGTCTTAAAGAGGCATCTTTGGGCTTATTAAGTTCAGAAGACGCTGCCGAAGCTGCGCCCTACTTTGATTATATTATTCAAGCTATGTCTTAGTGCTAATGTCAATTCGACGGAAAAGCAGCTACAGAAACAAAACCGTCTTCACTGGTTTGTTTAGCACGAAATTTCATTAGTCCACCTTCGTGGACTTTGCTTATCAAGCCGCGACAAGAGTCGCCAGGCTTCACAAACGCCCCACAATCTACGACTGTTGCTAGCATTATTGTTAGAGCGATCGCAGGTGGTGGGGACTGTTTTAATTCATTCAACGTAATCAAATAATACTGTCGTCATATAGCGTTCTGCCCATTCTTTGCCAAAAGCTTTTTCTAAAACGCGGCGGGTTTTATCGTTTTGCTGTTGTTGCGTACAGTATTGGCGTTGACCTACTAGGATTTGTGCTTGTTGTGCTGCTGATACAGGTTGCGCGGCGATCGCCTGTGTCACATGAATGTCTAAGTAATTTTGGACTTGCTGAAGAAATTTTGCTTCTTCGACTTCACTATTTGGGCGAATAAAGAGACAAAATTTTGAGAAAATGTGTCCCCATTCGGGAAGTTCTCTTGGTTGAGAAAATGCAACTGCAGAAAGCGCGGCTAATGCTTGAGAATAGGCATCAGGTAAG contains:
- the rlmD gene encoding 23S rRNA (uracil(1939)-C(5))-methyltransferase RlmD, producing the protein MSITELSNIDAQNQSKNLWRQGNLVEVVIHDLSDTGDGVGKFGDRVVFVPDTVPGDRALVRLTYTKPEFARAKLYEFLESSPHRVRPSCIVADKCGGCQWQHISYKYQLEAKRNLVVQALQRIGGFKHPPVDSVLAAPSPLSYRNKATYPLGISATGQVQAGYFQKNSHQLINLNQCPIQDSRLNPLLREIKQDIQNQNWQIYDEKRHQGQIRHLALRIGRRTGEMLLTLVVKDWIPEITTQAQKWLHRYPHLVGVAVNRNGDRTNAIFGQETQCIAGKDYLIEEFAGLQFQVRPETFFQVNTEAAEALLQEIAQQLNLHGHEVLLDAYCGIGTLSLPLAQQVRQVIGLELQPTSVQQAQRNADLNHIHNVTFQAGKVEKLLPHLEIVPDVVLLDPPRKGCDRTVIETLLQVQPPQIVYVSCKAATLARDLKLLCQTGVYHLFCVQPADFFPQTSHVECAAFLVKN
- a CDS encoding phycocyanobilin:ferredoxin oxidoreductase, giving the protein MTSTTYSLRSQQHPLIRQLADTIESTWRRLELSPYQLPHEFGYVEGRLEGEKLTIENRCYQTLQFRKMHLELAKVGTTLDILHCVMFPRPEYNLPMFGCDLVGGRGQISAAIADLSPVTDGNLPDAYSQALAALSAVAFSQPRELPEWGHIFSKFCLFIRPNSEVEEAKFLQQVQNYLDIHVTQAIAAQPVSAAQQAQILVGQRQYCTQQQQNDKTRRVLEKAFGKEWAERYMTTVLFDYVE
- a CDS encoding allophycocyanin subunit alpha-B, whose protein sequence is MSIVSNVILKADDELRYPSSGELKNIKDFLQTGEQRMRIASTLAENEKKIVQQASKQLWQKRPDFIAPGGNAYGERQRALCLRDYGWYLRLITYGVLSGDKEPIEKIGLIGVREMYNSLGVPVPGMVESIRCLKEASLGLLSSEDAAEAAPYFDYIIQAMS